One part of the Sorangiineae bacterium MSr11954 genome encodes these proteins:
- the greA gene encoding transcription elongation factor GreA: MEKNPITPEGHAKLRDELHNLKSVERPKIIQMIATAREHGDLSENAEYHAAREKQSFTEGRIKELEAKLALAEVIDPSKLSGAKVAFGATVVLSNATTGEETKYQILGADEADLTKGSISITSPLARSLLGKEVGDEVKVRMPGGDRTYEVLDVIYK; encoded by the coding sequence GTGGAAAAGAATCCGATCACCCCCGAAGGGCATGCCAAGCTGCGCGACGAACTCCACAACCTCAAAAGCGTGGAGCGTCCGAAGATCATCCAGATGATCGCGACCGCACGCGAGCACGGGGATCTCAGCGAAAATGCGGAGTATCACGCGGCGCGTGAGAAGCAGTCGTTCACCGAGGGGCGCATCAAGGAGCTGGAGGCGAAGCTGGCACTCGCCGAGGTGATCGACCCGTCCAAGCTCTCGGGCGCCAAGGTCGCGTTCGGCGCGACGGTCGTCTTGTCCAATGCCACCACCGGCGAGGAGACGAAGTACCAAATCCTGGGCGCCGACGAGGCCGACCTGACCAAGGGAAGCATCAGCATCACCAGCCCGCTCGCCCGCTCGCTCCTCGGCAAAGAGGTCGGCGACGAGGTGAAGGTCCGCATGCCCGGCGGCGACCGCACGTACGAAGTGTTGGACGTCATCTACAAGTAG
- a CDS encoding ATP-dependent DNA helicase RecG has product MPESERERGISWSDPVEKLPGIGPSSGKTLSERGITCVGDLVWTLPIAFDDLRAPRSVAEVLQDPAGGADLGRADAGGARVCVRGIVKSATVVPMRGRRAVRVIVADPPSGAADSGGAAKKKEPTISAWWFFMAHAVLSAAKPGEPCLLVGRLNVEKRLMAHPDFMLDGPDGRIVRARYPRLGIAEATVRKAIAAALDSPRGVSDPVPARIASREKMPPLLAAMRAVHGRGGVLAEPPADAARACLGERLGWAEAFTHVWARLGAGVAGEGASRARALPRNEPALARLRAELGFALTASQERAIREIGADLAQTAPMRRLLLGDVGTGKTAVLLAAAAQCVAAGAQVAILAPTGVLAEQYLDAARPLMRQAGGELGLVTGADRSAVRRRTLGRIARGDIKVVVGTHALLSQDVQFADLALVIVDEQHRLGVAQRLSLASKGLAGKGTRPHLLTVSATPIPRTLALALRGELPTSRLDERPMGRPPVVTRTWPRARMAKVIERLGALCARGERAFFVSPRIDVDPDDPNDDPSNAAIVRAEELGRALGPHIVTLVHGSMRPEEKAAAMRAFRRGEAQVLVGTTVIEVGIDVPEATLIIVDGAERFGLAQLHQMRGRVGRGARPGTCLLVHDEPLSPLAQQRLDALCRLSDGAQVAQADLELRGAGELGGTRQSGSGEELHYLDPLRPPPWIERIEADARALHASDPLLEQHPDLQRAVRRADVAIAVREEAG; this is encoded by the coding sequence GTGCCTGAGAGCGAGCGCGAGCGGGGGATCTCCTGGAGCGATCCGGTCGAGAAGCTTCCCGGCATCGGCCCGAGCTCCGGGAAGACCCTCTCCGAGCGGGGGATCACCTGCGTGGGCGATCTGGTGTGGACCCTGCCGATCGCCTTCGACGATCTGCGCGCGCCGCGCTCGGTCGCGGAGGTGCTGCAGGACCCGGCCGGCGGTGCGGACCTCGGGCGCGCGGACGCGGGGGGTGCGCGGGTTTGCGTTCGCGGGATCGTGAAGTCGGCGACCGTGGTGCCGATGCGCGGGCGACGGGCGGTGCGGGTGATCGTCGCGGACCCTCCCTCGGGGGCGGCCGACTCGGGAGGAGCCGCGAAAAAAAAGGAGCCGACCATCTCGGCGTGGTGGTTCTTCATGGCGCACGCCGTGCTCTCGGCGGCCAAGCCGGGGGAGCCGTGTTTGCTCGTGGGGCGCCTGAACGTCGAAAAGCGGCTGATGGCGCACCCCGATTTCATGCTCGATGGCCCCGATGGACGCATCGTCCGGGCGCGCTATCCACGCCTGGGGATCGCCGAGGCGACCGTGCGCAAGGCCATCGCCGCGGCGCTCGATTCGCCCCGAGGCGTATCGGATCCGGTGCCGGCGCGCATCGCATCGCGCGAGAAGATGCCGCCGCTGTTGGCCGCGATGCGCGCCGTTCACGGGCGCGGCGGCGTGCTCGCGGAGCCGCCGGCCGACGCGGCGCGCGCGTGCCTCGGGGAGCGCTTGGGTTGGGCGGAGGCGTTCACCCACGTTTGGGCGCGTCTGGGGGCGGGCGTCGCGGGCGAGGGTGCGAGCCGGGCGCGCGCGCTCCCGCGAAACGAGCCTGCGCTCGCGCGGCTGCGCGCGGAGCTCGGGTTTGCGCTGACGGCGTCGCAAGAGCGCGCCATTCGCGAGATCGGCGCGGATCTCGCGCAGACGGCGCCGATGCGGCGGCTCCTGCTCGGCGATGTGGGCACCGGCAAGACCGCGGTTCTCTTGGCGGCCGCGGCGCAGTGCGTGGCGGCCGGCGCGCAGGTGGCCATCTTGGCGCCCACCGGCGTGCTCGCCGAGCAGTACCTGGACGCCGCGCGCCCCTTGATGCGCCAGGCCGGGGGCGAGCTCGGGCTGGTGACCGGCGCCGATCGCAGCGCGGTGAGGCGGCGCACCCTCGGGCGGATCGCGCGCGGCGACATCAAGGTGGTGGTGGGCACGCACGCGCTGCTCTCGCAAGACGTACAGTTCGCCGATCTGGCGCTGGTGATCGTCGACGAGCAGCACCGCCTGGGCGTGGCGCAGCGTCTCTCACTGGCCTCCAAAGGGCTGGCTGGAAAGGGCACGCGCCCGCATTTGCTCACCGTCAGCGCCACGCCCATCCCGCGCACCTTGGCCCTGGCCCTGCGCGGTGAGCTTCCGACGTCGCGCCTCGACGAGCGGCCGATGGGCCGGCCCCCGGTGGTCACCCGCACCTGGCCGCGCGCGCGCATGGCCAAGGTGATCGAGCGCCTGGGGGCGCTCTGCGCGCGGGGCGAGCGCGCCTTCTTCGTGTCGCCGCGGATCGACGTCGATCCCGACGATCCGAACGACGATCCCTCGAACGCGGCCATCGTTCGGGCCGAGGAGCTGGGGCGCGCGCTGGGTCCCCACATCGTGACCCTCGTCCATGGCAGCATGCGCCCCGAGGAAAAAGCGGCCGCCATGCGCGCGTTCCGGCGCGGCGAGGCGCAGGTGCTCGTCGGCACCACCGTGATCGAGGTGGGCATCGACGTGCCCGAGGCGACCTTGATCATCGTCGACGGCGCCGAGCGATTCGGCTTGGCGCAGCTGCATCAAATGCGCGGTCGGGTGGGGCGCGGCGCGCGGCCGGGGACGTGCTTGCTCGTCCACGACGAGCCCCTCTCGCCCCTGGCGCAGCAGCGGCTCGACGCGCTCTGCCGCCTCTCCGACGGTGCCCAGGTGGCGCAGGCCGATCTGGAGCTGCGCGGGGCAGGGGAGCTCGGGGGAACGCGCCAGTCGGGGAGCGGGGAGGAGCTCCACTACCTCGATCCGCTCCGTCCGCCCCCGTGGATCGAGCGCATCGAGGCCGACGCCCGCGCGCTGCACGCGTCCGATCCGTTGCTCGAGCAACATCCGGATCTGCAGCGCGCCGTGCGCCGCGCAGACGTGGCCATCGCCGTGCGCGAGGAGGCGGGATGA